In Streptomyces pluripotens, the genomic window TCTCCAGTCCCGGCATGTCGACCAGGTCGACCTGGTCGTCGGTGCCGGCGTCCAGCTTCTTGATCTGTGCGGGCGACATGGTGCGGGTCATGACGTCGATGTCACCCTTGTCGATCGCGGCGCCCATGGCGTCGGCGTCGGCGTAGGTGCGGATGACGACCTGGTTGTTGTTGACCGTCACGCTGCCCTTGTAGGTGGGGTTCTTGGTGAACGTGGCGCTGACGATCGCGTTGTCCTTGACCTCGGCCTTGAAGGTGTAGGGGCCCGAGCCGTCCACCTCGAAGCCGGCGCGCAACTTGTCCTTCTGGTAGTCCTTCGGGTCGATGATGCCCGCTACCGGCGTGGACAGCTTGTACGGGAAGGTGGCGTCGGCGGTCTTGAGGTGGAAGATGACCTTGCGGTCACCCTGCGTCTCCACGGTGTCGACGGTGTTCAGCAGGGCGGAGACACCACTGTCGGCCTTGATGCGCATCGCGCGGTCGATGGAGAACTTCACGTCCTCGGCGGTCAGCTTGTCGCCATTGGCGAACGAGAGCCCCTCACGGAGCGTGCAGGCGTAGCGCTCGTTGCCGCTGTCGGTGAAGCCACAGCTCTCAGCGGCTTCCGGGACGGGTTCGCCCTCGCCCTTGGGCTGGGTCATCAGGGTCTGCACGGTCTGACGCAGGACGTTCCAGGTGCCGACGTCGTACGCGTAGGCCGGGTCGAGGGGCGCTGGAGCATCCTTGGAGGCGGTGAACCGGTCCGTGGTGCCGACGACGATGGCGTCGCCGCCCTTGCTCCCACTGTCGGTTCCGCCGCACGCGGCGAGAACCGGGGTGAGCAGGCCGGCCACCGCCGGCAGCACCAAAGTCTTGCGGTTCATGCGGGAGTTTCTCCAGAACTGTTCTATTCCGTGTACCTGACATGCATGGGTGGTGCAGCGGATCACGGGGGGTTGCGGCGATGTTCTCGCGATGAGATTAGTCCGCGCCCGCAGAAGGTTTCACAGCCGCATGAGTTGACCCGCCATCACGCAGTGAAGCCAGGCGCGGACGCACCGAAAACCCGACAGCGACAGGATTAGTGCAGCATCCCATCAATCGGGACACATGGACTCACCGATTCCGACCCAACCCGGACCGTCAGCACAGCCCGGCAACGTTGTCGAGGCCTCCAGGGGTGGGGAACGTCACACTTCGAACTGTGTGGGCGTCAGCGGAATTCGACCGGACGATCTGCTCCGAATTCCGCTCGGGCGCACTTCCCTGGACATTTGTCCAGCGCAGCCAATAGGCAATGCACGCTGGGTGAACGGCTAGAACATGTCCGTCATCAGGCCGTGCAGAAAAGCGAGGTTGACCTCTTCCAGGGAGGGGACCACGGTGCGCCCCTCGGACGGGGCGATGGGGGCGACGGAGGGTACGGCTACCACACGGCAGCCTGCTGCCTCGGCGGCGGCGACGCCGGTCGCGGTGTCCTCGACCACGGCGCACCTGGTGGGCTCGGCACCGAGCCCCGCGGCTGCGAGCAGGTACGGGTCGGGGTGGGGCTTGGTGCGCGAGACCTCGTCACCAGCGATGGACAGGGCGAAGTGGTGCGAACCGAGCACGGTCAGCACTCGGTCGATGATGCGCCGGTGGGAAGCGGACACCAGGGCCGTGGGGACGCCGTGCTCGTGGAGTTCGGCGAGCAGACGGGTTGCGCCGGGCATCAGCGGCAGCGTGTGGCCGATGCGTTCCTCGAAACCGTCGTTGAGCAGCACGGCGAGTTCGGCGAGGGTGATGTCGGCGCCGGTGGCCTCGATGAGGAAGCCGGCGCTGCGGGTCATGGGTCCGCCGACCACGACGTGCCGCCAGGACTCGTCCAACGCGTGGCCGAGGGAGGCGAAAACGGCCACCTCGACGTCCCACCAGAAACCCTCGGTGTCCACCAGGGTCCCGTCCATGTCGAGGAGCACCGCCTGCAGCGCGAGGCCTTCGGTCATCGGCGTCTCCGCCCGAGCGGGGCCAGGGGCCCGGGGAAAGGTTCTGGGCGCGGGGACCGTGCTGGTCATCCTGGCGCACCTCCTTGAGGGACGGTCAGGCCGGTTCCCGAACAGGGAACCGGCCTGCGATGGACCGACCAGTGTACGACTCCGGCGACCGAAGCGCTTCGTTTATCACTCGCGCACGGGGGTACCCCTGAGTCACCCCCGGCGCGGGACGGGAGGCGTTGCCGCGCGCGCTGAAGCCGGACTCAGCGGGCGTTGAAGTACTTTGCCTCGGGGTGGTGGAGGACGATGGCGTCGGTGGACTGTTCGGGGTGGAGCTGGAATTCCTCGGAGAGGTGGACGCCGATCCGTTCGGGTTCGAGCAGGTCGGCGATCTTGGCGCGGTCCTCCAGGTCGGGGCAGGCGCCGTAGCCCAGGGAGAAGCGGGCACCACGGTATTTCAGGGCGAACATGTCCTCGATGGCCGCCGGGTCCTGGCCGGCGAAGCCGAGTTCGGCGCGGACCCGGGCGTGCCAGTACTCGGCCAGCGCCTCGGCCAGCTGGACGGACAGGCCGTGCAGTTCGAGGTAGTCGCGGTAGGCGTTGGAGGCGAAGAGCCGGGCGGTCTCCTCACCGATGCGGGAGCCGACGGTGACGACCTGCAGGCCCACGACGTCGGTCTCGCCCGATTCCTCGGGGCGGAAGAAGTCGGCCAGGCACAGGCGCCGGCCCCGGCGCTGACGGGGGAAGGTGAACCGGGTGCGTTCATGACCGGCCTCGTCCAGGATGATCAGGTCGTCGTCCTTGGACACGCAGGGGAAGTAACCGTAGACCACGGCCGCTTCCAGGAGGTTGTCGCTGTGCAGTCGGTCGAGCAGGCCGCGAAGGCGCGGCCGACCCTCGCCCTCCACCAGGTCCTCGTATGAGGGTCCCTCCCCGGTACGCGCCTGCTTCAGCCCCCACTGGCCCTTGAACAGAGCGCCCTCGTCGAGCCAGCTCGCATACTCCCTGAGCTGGATGCCCTTGACGATGCGGGTGCCCCAGAAAGGCGGGACGGGTACGGGGTTGTCGGTGACGACGTCGGAGCGGACGTGCCCCTCGCGCGCGGGCTCCGCCCCCTCCACCACCGCTGCTGCCGCCGACGGGCGGACCCGGCGCTGGCGCAGCTCCGGCAGCTTGGCTCCCGGCACCCCGCGCTTGACGCCGATCAGAGCGTCCATCAAGCTCAGGCCTTCGAAAGCGTCCCGGGCGTAGCGGACCTCGCCGTCGTAGACCTCGTGCAGGTCCTGCTCGACGTAGGCGCGGGTCAGGGCGGCACCACCGAGGATGACCGGGAACCGGGCGGCCAGCCCGCGCTGGTTCAGCTCCTGCAGGTTCTCCTTCATGATCACCGTGGACTTCACCAGCAGCCCCGACATGCCGATCACATCGGCCCGGTGCTCCTCGGCCGCCTCCACGATCGCGGACACCGGTTGCTTGATCCCCAGGTTGACCACGTGGTAGCCGTTGTTCGACAAGATGATGTCGACCAGGTTCTTACCGATGTCATGCACGTCACCGCGCACGGTGGCCAGCACGATCGTGCCCTTGCCCGCTGAGTCGGACTTCTCCATGTGCGGCTCCAGATAGGCCACCGCCGCCTTCATCACCTCAGCGGACTGCAGCACGAACGGCAACTGCATCCGGCCCGAACCGAACAGCTCCCCGACCACCTTCATCCCGTCCAGAAGCGTCTCGTTGACGATGTCCAGCGCCGGGCGCGTCCGCAGCGCCGCATCCAGATCGGATTCCAGGCCCTTGCGCTCGCCGTCGACGATCCGCCGCTTGAGCCGCTCCTCAAGCGGCAGCGCGGCCAGTTCCTCCGCCTTGCCCGCCCGCAGCGACTTCGCCGTGGCCCCCTCGAACAACCCCATCAGCTTCTGCAACGGGTCGTAGCCCTCACGGCGCCGGTCGTAGATCAGGTCGAGCGCCGTATCCACCTGCTCCGCGTCGAACCGCGCGATCGGCAGGATCTTCGACGCATGCACGATCGCCGAGTCCAGCCCCGCCTTCACGCACTCGTCCAGGAACACCGAATTCAGCAGGATCCGGGCAGCTGGGTTCAGGCCGAAGGAGATGTTCGACAACCCGAGCGTGGTCTGCACCGCCGGATGCCGCCGCTTCAGCTCCCGGATCGCCTCGATCGTGGCCATCCCGTCCCCGCGCGACTCCTCCTGTCCGGTGCAGATGGTGAACGTCAGCGTATCCACGAGGACGTCCTCCTCGCGGATTCCCCAGTTCCCCGTCAGATCCGCGATCAGTCGTTCGGCGATCTCCACCTTCTTCTGCGCGGTACGGGCCTGCCCCTCCTCGTCGATCGTCAAGGCGATCAGTGCCGCACCGTGCTCCCTCGCCAGCTCCGTCACCTGCGCGAACCGGGAACCGGGACCATCACCGTCCTCGTAGTTCACCGAATTGATCACCGCACGGCCGCCCAGTTTCTCCAGCCCCGCCCGGATGACCTCCACCTCCGTGGAATCCAGCACCACCGGAAGCGTCGAAGCGGTTGCGAACCGGCCGGCCAGCTCCTCCATGTCCGCCACGCCGTCCCGGCCGACATAGTCCACACACAGATCCAGCATGTGTGCGCCCTCACGGATCTGTTCCCGCGCCATCTCCACGCAGTCGTCCCAGCGGGCCTCCAGCATCGCCTCGCGGAACCTCTTCGACCCGTTGGCGTTCGTCCGCTCACCGATCGCCAGGTAGGACGTGTCCTGCCGGAACGGCACCGACTGATACAGCGAAGCCGCACCGGGCTCCGGGCGCGGGCTGCGCACCGGTACGGTCACGTCCCGCACCCGCTCCACCACCTGCCGCAGATGCTCCGGCGTCGTCCCGCAGCAACCACCCACCAACGACAGGCCGTACTCACCCACGAACGTCTCCTGCGCGTCCGCCAGCTCGGACGCGGTCAGCGGATAGTGCGCACCGTCCTTGCCGAGCACCGGCAGGCCCGCATTGGGCATGCACGACAGCGGAATCCGGGCATGATGGGCCAGATGGCGCAGGTGCTCGCTCATCTCCGCCGGACCCGTGGCGCAGTTCAGTCCGATCATGTCGATGCCCAGCGGCTCCAGCGCGGTCAGCGCGGCACCGATCTCCGAGCCCAGCAGCATGGTGCCGGTCGTCTCCACCGTCACCGACACGATCACCGGTAGGTCCAGTCCCAGAGCCGTCAGTCCGCGCCGGGCCCCGAGTACGGCCGCCTTGGTCTGCAGCAGGTCCTGGGTGGTCTCCACCAGCAACGCGTCCGCGCCGCCGGCGACCAGACCCTCCGCGTTGCGCTGGTAGGCGTCGCGCAAGGTCGTGTACGGGACATGCCCCAGGGTGGGCAGTTTGGTGCCCGGCCCCATCGACCCCAGCACCCACCGCTGCCGGCCGTCACGCGCGGTGAACTCGTCTGCTGCCTCCCGTGCCACCCGGGCACCGGCCTCGGACAGCTCGTGCACCCGGTCGGGGATGTCATACTCGCCCAGCGCCGAGTGATTGGCGCCGAACGTGTTCGTCTCCACGCAGTCGACACCCACCGCGAAGTACGCCTCGTGCACGGAACGCACGATGTCCGGACGAGTGAGGTTGAGGATCTCGTTGCAGCCCTCAAGCTGCTGGAAGTCGTCGAGGCTCGGCTCCTGGGCCTGGAGCATCGTGCCCATGGCCCCGTCGGCGACCACCACACGCGTGGCGAGTGCCTCTCGGAGCGCGGACGCACGGGCCCGGCTGTCGGCGGAACGGGACGTTGGCAACGACGCCATGAAGGGGCTCCCTGAGGTGCGACGGCTGTCGGCTATGCGGTTACCCGGCCAGCGGGATGCCGCACGGCGTCAGAGTAACCGGGAGTCGGCCTTGATGGGCAGCCACGTCCACGTGCCGGACTCGGGTGACCCGCGCGCCCCGCTTGGGTCACGTGTGATGTAACAGGCGTCGTCCACCCATTAGCGGGAGATCGGCGTGGACCGGTAGTGTTCGACATTGCCGAACGGCGGTAGTGAGGCGTACAGCGGTAGGACGGTGCTCGGCACCGGGGACGGCAGGGACCGGCGTTCGCCGGAGCCGAACCGGAGTCGCAGGGGACGGAGGCAGGACGGCGATGGCACGGAACATCCAGTCGCTCGAACGGGCGGCCGCGATGCTGCGGCTGCTCGCGGGCGGCGAGCGGCGGCTCGGCCTCTCGGACATCGCCTCGTCACTGGGACTCGCCAAAGGCACCGCCCACGGCATTCTGCGCACCCTCCAGCAGGAGGGATTCGTGGAACAGGACGACGCCTCCGGGCGCTACCAACTGGGGGCGGAACTGCTGCGCCTGGGCACCACCTACCTCGATGTGCACGAGTTGCGGGCCCGGGCCCTGGTGTGGACCGACGACCTGGCCCGGTCCAGCGGGGAGAGCGTGTACCTGGGCGTCCTGCACCAACACGGCGTGCTGATCGTGCACCACGTCTTCCGGCCGGACGATAGCCGGCAGGTGCTGGAGATCGGCGCCATGCAGCCGCTGCACTCCACCGCGCTGGGCAAGGTCCTCTCCGCCTACGACCCGGTGGCGCACAGCGAGGTGCTGGAAGCCGACCGGAAGGCGTTCACGGACCGCACGGTGTGCGATCCGGGCGACTTCGAGCACATCCTCGACATCACGCGTGCACGTGGCTACGCGGCCGACGTGGAGGAGACCTGGGAGGGCGTGGCGTCCATCGCCGCCCCCATCCACGACCGGCGCCGCATGCCCGTGGGCGCGGTGGCCATCACCGGGGCCGTGGAGCGACTGTACCGGGAGGGCGAACTGCGCCCCGAACTGATCGCGGCGGTACGCGACTGTGCCCGGGCCGTGTCCAGGGACCTGGGCGCGGGACGTTTCTGAGCGCTGCGCGCTCCTGCGGAGGATGACCGGGACGCCGGGCGGCGTCCCGGTCATCGCCCTACCCTGAAATATGGCAAATAGGGCATACATGCATGTCGGTGCACGAAGAGCGATAACCCGCAGCGATCAATAACGATCCTGTTTTCGATAACAGAACTCTTGACGCATGCGTAACGCCGAAGCAAGACTCCCGTCCATCGGTCGGCATTGTCGAACACCTACCGGCAATACGCGCTAAGGTGTGACAACGCCAAGGGCCGGCATCGCTCTCACCCCCGAGGGCGCCAGAACCCCCGGTGGGACCCGGGGTTCGGTTACCCCTGGACGAAGGACAAAGGAGTCGCGGGTGTCCAGCTCCGACATCTTCATCGGCGAGACCATCGGTACCGCCATACTCATCCTGCTCGGCGGCGGCGTCTGTGCCGCCGTGACCCTGAAGGCCTCCAAGGCCCGCAACGCCGGTTGGCTCGCTATCACCTTCGGGTGGGGCTTCGCCGTCATGACGGCCGTGTACATCTCGGCGCCACTGTCCGGCGCCCATCTCAACCCCGCGGTCACCGTCGCCCTGGCCATCAAGGACGGCGATTGGACCAACGTGCCGACCTACTTCGCCGGGCAGCTGCTCGGCGCGATGATCGGCGCGACCCTGGTGTGGGTGGCCTACTACGGCCAGTTCCACGCGCACCTGACCGACAGGGAGATCGTGGGCGGTCCGGGCGCCCAGGCCACCGCGACCAAGGCGGTCGAGGCCCAGGAGAAGGGCGCCGGCCCGGTCCTCGGTGTCTTCTCCACCGGTCCGGAGATCCGGAACGCCATACAGAACCTGGCCACGGAGATCATCGGCACGATCGTCCTGATCCTGGCGGTCCTCACCGAAGGCCTGAACGACAAGGGCAACGGCC contains:
- a CDS encoding ABC transporter substrate-binding protein, with product MNRKTLVLPAVAGLLTPVLAACGGTDSGSKGGDAIVVGTTDRFTASKDAPAPLDPAYAYDVGTWNVLRQTVQTLMTQPKGEGEPVPEAAESCGFTDSGNERYACTLREGLSFANGDKLTAEDVKFSIDRAMRIKADSGVSALLNTVDTVETQGDRKVIFHLKTADATFPYKLSTPVAGIIDPKDYQKDKLRAGFEVDGSGPYTFKAEVKDNAIVSATFTKNPTYKGSVTVNNNQVVIRTYADADAMGAAIDKGDIDVMTRTMSPAQIKKLDAGTDDQVDLVDMPGLEIRYLAFNTDAPSVKSKAVRQAMAQVINRGELVSKVYGTQAEPLYSLVPATVTGHSNSFFNKYGNPSVDKAKSLLSKAGITTPVKLTLHYTTDHYGSATKQEFEILQKQLNGSGLFDVSIQGHPWATYRPAERKGEYDVYGMGWFPDFPDADNFLAPFLDKDNFLGSPYSNSTIQRTLIPQSRREADRLSAANSLTEIQDIVADDVPVLPLWQGKQYVAARDDITGISYALNSSSTLQLWELGRGVSG
- a CDS encoding HAD family hydrolase, with the protein product MTSTVPAPRTFPRAPGPARAETPMTEGLALQAVLLDMDGTLVDTEGFWWDVEVAVFASLGHALDESWRHVVVGGPMTRSAGFLIEATGADITLAELAVLLNDGFEERIGHTLPLMPGATRLLAELHEHGVPTALVSASHRRIIDRVLTVLGSHHFALSIAGDEVSRTKPHPDPYLLAAAGLGAEPTRCAVVEDTATGVAAAEAAGCRVVAVPSVAPIAPSEGRTVVPSLEEVNLAFLHGLMTDMF
- the metH gene encoding methionine synthase; protein product: MASLPTSRSADSRARASALREALATRVVVADGAMGTMLQAQEPSLDDFQQLEGCNEILNLTRPDIVRSVHEAYFAVGVDCVETNTFGANHSALGEYDIPDRVHELSEAGARVAREAADEFTARDGRQRWVLGSMGPGTKLPTLGHVPYTTLRDAYQRNAEGLVAGGADALLVETTQDLLQTKAAVLGARRGLTALGLDLPVIVSVTVETTGTMLLGSEIGAALTALEPLGIDMIGLNCATGPAEMSEHLRHLAHHARIPLSCMPNAGLPVLGKDGAHYPLTASELADAQETFVGEYGLSLVGGCCGTTPEHLRQVVERVRDVTVPVRSPRPEPGAASLYQSVPFRQDTSYLAIGERTNANGSKRFREAMLEARWDDCVEMAREQIREGAHMLDLCVDYVGRDGVADMEELAGRFATASTLPVVLDSTEVEVIRAGLEKLGGRAVINSVNYEDGDGPGSRFAQVTELAREHGAALIALTIDEEGQARTAQKKVEIAERLIADLTGNWGIREEDVLVDTLTFTICTGQEESRGDGMATIEAIRELKRRHPAVQTTLGLSNISFGLNPAARILLNSVFLDECVKAGLDSAIVHASKILPIARFDAEQVDTALDLIYDRRREGYDPLQKLMGLFEGATAKSLRAGKAEELAALPLEERLKRRIVDGERKGLESDLDAALRTRPALDIVNETLLDGMKVVGELFGSGRMQLPFVLQSAEVMKAAVAYLEPHMEKSDSAGKGTIVLATVRGDVHDIGKNLVDIILSNNGYHVVNLGIKQPVSAIVEAAEEHRADVIGMSGLLVKSTVIMKENLQELNQRGLAARFPVILGGAALTRAYVEQDLHEVYDGEVRYARDAFEGLSLMDALIGVKRGVPGAKLPELRQRRVRPSAAAAVVEGAEPAREGHVRSDVVTDNPVPVPPFWGTRIVKGIQLREYASWLDEGALFKGQWGLKQARTGEGPSYEDLVEGEGRPRLRGLLDRLHSDNLLEAAVVYGYFPCVSKDDDLIILDEAGHERTRFTFPRQRRGRRLCLADFFRPEESGETDVVGLQVVTVGSRIGEETARLFASNAYRDYLELHGLSVQLAEALAEYWHARVRAELGFAGQDPAAIEDMFALKYRGARFSLGYGACPDLEDRAKIADLLEPERIGVHLSEEFQLHPEQSTDAIVLHHPEAKYFNAR
- a CDS encoding IclR family transcriptional regulator, producing the protein MARNIQSLERAAAMLRLLAGGERRLGLSDIASSLGLAKGTAHGILRTLQQEGFVEQDDASGRYQLGAELLRLGTTYLDVHELRARALVWTDDLARSSGESVYLGVLHQHGVLIVHHVFRPDDSRQVLEIGAMQPLHSTALGKVLSAYDPVAHSEVLEADRKAFTDRTVCDPGDFEHILDITRARGYAADVEETWEGVASIAAPIHDRRRMPVGAVAITGAVERLYREGELRPELIAAVRDCARAVSRDLGAGRF
- a CDS encoding MIP/aquaporin family protein, translated to MSSSDIFIGETIGTAILILLGGGVCAAVTLKASKARNAGWLAITFGWGFAVMTAVYISAPLSGAHLNPAVTVALAIKDGDWTNVPTYFAGQLLGAMIGATLVWVAYYGQFHAHLTDREIVGGPGAQATATKAVEAQEKGAGPVLGVFSTGPEIRNAIQNLATEIIGTIVLILAVLTEGLNDKGNGLGVIGGLITAFVVVSIGLSLGGPTGYAINPARDLGPRIVHALLPLPNKGGSDWSYAWIPVAGPLIGGAIAAGIYNVAFA